The Rhinoraja longicauda isolate Sanriku21f chromosome 19, sRhiLon1.1, whole genome shotgun sequence genome includes a window with the following:
- the LOC144602630 gene encoding cell adhesion molecule CEACAM1-like has product MGWLPIMMALQILLTVAVSSPRVGMIPAVPQTGDNVTLQCSVQMGNLVQYSWYRCDLPLSNGISYHLSQNNQSLTLLNVQDSDVGAYQCKVENRISSKHTDFVFQICLPSKENTVGSKYLGYGGYPGYIGYIILIFLCCQRKKQKTKLSKEHETIYENSHILK; this is encoded by the exons ATGGGGTGGCTGCCAATTATGATGGCGCTGCAGATTCTATTAACAG TCGCTGTGTCCAGTCCGCGAGTTGGAATGATTCCTGCCGTGCCCCAGACTGGTGACAATGTGACCCTGCAATGCTCTGTTCAGATGGGGAATCTTGTCCAGTACAGCTGGTACCGATGTGATCTGCCTCTGTCAAATGGAATCAGCTATCACCTGTCACAGAACAACCAGTCCTTGACACTGCTGAACGTGCAAGACTCTGACGTTGGTGCCTATCAATGCAAGGTGGAAAACCGCATCAGCTCCAAACACACAGACTTTGTCTTCCAGATCTGTC TACCATCAAAAGAAAACACAGTGGGATCTAAGTACCTGGGATATGGTGGCTATCCAGGATATATTGGGTACATCATTCTCATTTTCttatgctgccagaggaagaaacaaaaaacaaaattgtccaAAGAGCATG AAACAATTTATGAAAACAGCCATATACTAAAGTAA